The sequence below is a genomic window from Actinokineospora baliensis.
CCACTACGACCTGCTGCTGCGGACCACCTTGGATCCTGTTTTGCCGTTGGGGGTCAACAAGCGTCGCGACCCGAACCTCGACTTTCGCGCATTGGCCGACCGGCACGTCAACCAGGTCCTGCACGATCTCGATCTACCGCACGACCTGTTGCCCTCTCACGGTCACCAGACCGCCCTCGATCGCGTCGTCGCGTTCACCAGCGCCCGGCTCGCCAGCGCGGGAGTCGGATCATGAGCGCCACGAGAGACCAAGTGAACACTCATACCCCGCCCCCATGAACGAGCGTGACTGGGCGGCCGTCGGACACTGCATCAGCCAACGACTGGCCGAACTCGAGTGGACACAACACGAACTCGCCGCCCGATCCGGTGTCGCCAAACCCGCAGACCAACACCACCCCGTTACCGCAAAGGGTTTCTCAGATTCACCACCACCCGACACCACAGTCGCGTGGATCAGGCATACGACGGAAACATGAGGTTCCACCCCGTGCAGACGCCCACGGTCGACATCTACGCCAAGCTCGCCACCGGCTGCTCGATGACCTACGAGAGCAGCGCCCCGGGCGAGATCGAGTTCACCCTCGGCGGCCGCGTCGACGGCGCCATCATGCTCACCTTCACCGACACCGCCCTACAACAGTTCCTCACCCTGGCCACCACAGCCATCAACGAGAACCCGACCACCGCATCATCGAACGGCACGGTCACCGCGAGCGGACACACCACCGCATAAGCAGCCATCCGCTTCCTCGCCCCGACCACTCACTAGCTCCCCGACTCGTCATCGCCCGAATCCCCACCCTCTGGACCCCCTGACATGCCCCACAGCACCGGGAACTGGGCCGATGTGGCCGCACTCATCCAACTCCGCATGACCCAAATCGGCATCACAGAACCACAACTCGCCCTCCGGTCACGCGTGTCCCTCACTGTCGTCAAAGAACTCGCCCGCAACACCAAGCAATCCAACCGCCACCCCCTCACACTCTCCCGACTCTCACGCGCGCTATGCCTCGACCTCGACCACCTCCGAGAACTCGCCTACAGACCCGACCCCGAACCCCACCACGTGGCCCTCGGCGAACTTCACCACGCCGACATCCCGCCCGCCCTACGCGACCTGATCACCGACATCGTGGACCGGCTCGACACCGCCCCACACGACATCCGCGCCGAACACGCCCGGATCGTCGCCGAATCCGTCCCCACCGGCCACCACGAACAGCCCGCCGACACGCCCACCGGATGAACCGACCCCACACCGGATGGCACGCGGTCGCACGCGCCCTCGACCACCGCCTCCGCGAACTCGGCTGGCGCCAACGAGAACTCGCCACCCGATCCCAAGTCTCCCAAGCAGTCATCCGGGAACTGCAATACAACACCATCCAGCGCAAACGCAGCACCCGAACCCTCGAAGCCCTCTCCACCGCGCTCGATTGGCACCCCCACCACCTCACCGCCATATACGAGGGCAACGAACCACCACACCACGACCAACCCGAATACCAAGACCCCGTAGCAACGCGACTAGACGACATCGAACACCGGATCGACACCCTCGCCGACACCCTCCACCAAATACGGATAGACCTCGCGATCCTCCTGCACCGCACCCGCAAGACCCCGCACGGTGGAAAGCGCAACACCCCTGCGGACGACTGATCGACACCGCACGAACCCGCCCCGAACAAGCCACTTCGGGTCCAGCACGACGAGGACGCGCTCGAGCAGATGTTGGACGGGCGGAGACTCGCCTAGACCTGGAGGCGGTACGCCGACACAGGCGTGGTCAACCCGGACTCACCTAACGCCACAGCGGTCACCCGCTCCACCGTAGCGAAGCCAGCGGACGCGCGGATCCGGTCGCGGTCGTGCCGTGCTGGTGGAGCCAATAGGCGAGTGCGGGCCCAGCGATGCTGGCGCCGGAGATCAGGACGGCGCGGGACGTGGGTGTCCTCCTCGAGGAGTGGCGGCGGGGCCTGATCATGGGCACCGGGTGGTGACCGGTGCCCATGATCAGCGGGAGCCGTCGGCGGTCCGGGGCGCTGGCGCGGCGCTCGCCAGCGTGGTGTCCGCGTCCACGATGTCCGCCGGTGTCGTGGTGTCGGTATCGGCGGCGAGGTCCGCGTCGTCGGGGCGGGCGCGACGGGGGAACAGCGGTGAGATGAGCAGGAACAGTCCGATGACGATCGCCTGGACCACGAGGGCGTCACGGAAGCTCTCGGTCGCCGCACCGCTGAGGGCGCCTGCGAAGAACACGGTGCTGAACACCGCGACACCGACCGAGCCGCCGATGGACTGGACCGCGGACAGGACGCCGGAGGCGGAGCCGACCTCATCGTCATCGACGGCGCCGAGCACGGTGTTGAACACCGCGGCGATCACGATGCCCGCGCCGATACCGGCGACAGCGCTGCCGGGCACGATCTGCCAGATCGTGAAGTCCGTGGTGTCGGCCAGGGCGAGCCACAGCCAGGCGACACCGGCGAACTGGACGATGGCCCCGGCTTGCAGCACCCTGCGGCCGAGTTTGGCGGCGAGCAGGCCTCCGCTGATGCCGCCGCCGACGGCGGTTCCCAGTGCGACCGGGAGGTTGCCCAGCCCGGCCTGTCCGGCGGTGAACCCCTGGCCGATCTGCAGGAAGAACGTGAGCACCAACTGGGTGCCGATCAGCCCGCCGAAGAACAACGCGACCGCGACCAGTCCGACGGTGAACGCGGGTTTGCCGAACAGGGCCGGGGTGACCAGCGGATCGCGGTCCAGGCGCACGACCCGGCGCTGCCACAGCGCGAATCCGACGTAGCCGAGCGCGGCGGCGGACAGCGAAAGCCACGTCCACAACGGCCATCCCGCGGCCTGTCCCTCGTTGAGCGGAAGGACCAGCAGCGCGGACGCGGCAGCGACAAGCACGGCTCCGACGACGTCCACGCGCAGCGTCCTGGTCCCGCCGCCGCGGGGCACCAGCCGCCAGGCGAACACCAATGCCACTAGACCGACCGGGACGTTGACCAGGAACACCAGCCGCCAGCCGAGACCGAACAGGTCCCAGTCGACCAGCGCGCCACCCAGTACCGGGCCAAGGACACCGCCGAGCCCCAGTACCGGCCCGAAGATCGCGAGGGCCTTGGTGAGGTCGCGGGGAGCCAGGTTGTCGCGCAGGATGCCGAGGCCCTGCGGCAGCATCATCGCCCCCGCCACACCCTGGACGAGGCGGAGGGTGATCAGCAGGCCGACGCTCGGCGCGATCGCGCACAGGAGCGACGCGACGGTGAAGGCCACGAGGCCGAACAGGAACATCGGGCGGCGGCCGTAGCGGTCGCCGAGCCGCCCGCCGAGCACGAGGCCCGCGCCGAGGGTCAGGGCGTAGCCGCCGATCACCCACTGCAAGCCGACCGGGCTCGAATCCAGCGACTTCTCCAGCGACGGGCCCGCCACGTTGACGATCGTCGAGTCGAGCAGATCCATCAGCTCGACGACGAGCACCGTGGCCAGCAGCCACCACACCGCCTTCCGCGACATCTTCTTCTCGGGTACAGACATGATTTTCTCCAGATTCTGGTGGTAGCGCCCGTTTCCAGGGCGCATTCGCACGCCGGAGGCCATTCGCGCGCGCAACGAACGCACCCCGGTTGGGTAGGTGTGGCGGCTTGTCGTCCGCAGCGAGGTGTCAGCCTTGGGGGAAGGAATCCGCCGTGTCCGTGTAGATCTGCACGACTCCGGTCAGGAAGGCCTCCACGACATCCCTGTCACGGGGGGCCAGCGCTTCGACGAGGCCCTCCACGCCGCGCAGTAGCGGACGCAGGTGACCGAAGAGCCGGTCCATTGACTCCGCGACCGGCTCGACCATCACCTTGCGGCGATCGGTGGGGTGCGGGCGGCGGACGATGTGCCCGGCCTTCTCGAGCCGGTCGACGATGTGCGTGCTCGCCGCCGTCGAGACCCGCAGCCTGTCCGCGAGGTCCTTGGCGGTCAGCGGTCCGTCGGTCGTGAGGTGCTCCAGGGCCGCCAGGTCGGTGGCGTTGATCCCCAGCGCGCCGCTCAGCCGCTGCTCGACCACCCGCGTCAGCACCCCTACCTCTTGCAGGCGCTCCATCACCGCGTTGCCCACGCCAGGGGACTCGACCGGTCGCCTGCCGGACAAGTGGTCCGGCCCGGTGGCGGGTGGCATGTCGGCGCGACGAGACGCGCGGGCAGAGGAAGGCATGACCGATAGACTACTAGGTAAGTCGCTAATTAGCTTAGTTAAATTGCGTGACGACTGCCACCAGGTCAAGGTCTTCCCCGTAGTGGGTCGACTCCTAGCGTCCGGTCCTCATGACGACAAGCCCGTGGACAAGCGAAACCGTTGCGGAAGAGGGCAAATGCCGTGCCGGACGTGGGCCTACACGGTCGCCGACGAGGCGGTGGACCTCGGGAGACGCAAGATCAACCGGAGGAGGAGCCCCCAGTTTCCATCGTAGTGGGGTGCGCAGAGGATGGGCGGGCGGCGAACTGGGCTGCGGACAGGCGACACCGTTGTGGATGGGGCGGTGTCGCGCCGGGGCACGACGGCGGTGCGGGTTCTCGGGAGATGCAAGATCAACTGATGGGGAAGCCCCCGGTTCCCAGCCTAGTGGGACGCGCGGCTGGTGGGTGAGTGGTGAACAGGGCTGTGGATGGGGCCAGCGGTTGTGGATGGGGCTAGCGGTTGTGGATGGGGCTAGCGGCGGGGGGCTGGGTGGCGGTTGGGGGCTGGGGTGTCGCTGGTGCGTGGGGGTGGGGCGGTGGGGCTGGCGGGCACGGTGAAGCGGACCCGGGTGCCGCCGGGGTGGTTGGGTTCGATCCAGATCTGGCCGCCGTGGCGTTCTACTATTCGGCGGCAGGTGCTGAGGCCGATGCCGGTGCCCTGGTAGTCGCTGACGGTGTCGGCGCGGTGGAAGAGGGCGAAGACCCGCTCCCTGGCGTCGGGGGCGATGCCGATGCCGTTGTCGCTGGTGGTGATGGTGACGGCGCCGTCGACCCATTCGGCGGCGACGTGGACGCGGGGGGTCACCCCGGGGGCGACGTACTTCACGGCGTTGCCCAGGAGGTTGGCCATGACCTGGCGCAGCAGGGTGGGGTGGCCGGGCACCTCGGGGAGGCGGTCGCGGGTGATCTCCACCCTGGCGCTGCCCGCGCTGAGCTCGGCGGCGAGGTCGTCGACGATGCCGTCGAGGTCGACCTCGCGCAGGCCGAGGGACTCGTGCGACGAGCGGGCGTGCGCGAGCAGGTCGTCGATCATGACCGTCATCCGGCCCGCGGCGCGGGAGATCGCCGCCAGTGCCGTGCGCTCGGCCGCGCCGCGGTCGGCGATGAGGTCGGCGACCACTTCGGTGTAGGCGGTGATGGCGGTCAGCGGCGACTTGAGGTCGTGGGCGACCATCGCGGTGAACCGGTCGAGCTCGTCGTTGGCGGCGGCCAGTTCGCTGTTGGCCAGCGCGACCCGCTCGCGGGCGGCCTCGCGCTCGGTGACGTCGCGCAGGAACGCGTGGAACCGCCGCTCGCCGCGCCAGGTGAACGACGCCAGGCTCAGCTCGACCAGCAACCCGCTGCCGTCGCGGCGGCGGGCCGGGACCTGGACGAGGCCGTCGTGCAGGCGGGGCACGCCGGTCTCGGCGCGGGCGACGAGGCTGTCGTTGTGCGCCTTGGCGAGGCTGGCCGGGATGATCAGCTCGTCGAGGCGGCGACCGGTGGCCTGCTCGGCGGTCCAGCCGAACATCGCCTCGGCGGCGGGGTTCCACGCGGTGACCGCGCCGCGGGCGTCGGCGACGATGAACGCGTCCGGCGCGGTGTCGAGGATGGTGGCCAGCAGCCGCTCGCGGTCGGCCAGTTCCTGGCGCTGCGCGCGTTCGACCGTCACGTCGCTCATCGACACGACCGCGCCGAGCGGGGTGCCGTCGGCGCGCTTGAGGGCGCGGCCGGTGCACACCACGCGGACCGGCTCGCGGCCGTGCGGGGCGATGACCATCTCCACGTCGGCCACCGAGCCGGTGGTCAGCGCGCGGCGCAGCGGGACGTCGTCCTGCGCGAGCGGGGTGACGCCGTCGGCGGCGTAGAGGCTGTAGCGGTGCGACCAGTCGGCCGGGTCCAGCTCGGGGTCGGGGTCGAGGCCGTGCCAGTCGCGGGAGGCGCGGTTGAACAGGGTGAGCCTGCCGTGCTCGTCGCAGGCGACGATGGCGACGTCGATGGTCTCGTGGACGGCGTCGGTCAGCTCTTGGCGCGCTTCGAGGTCGCGGGCGTAGTTCTCGGCGAGTGCGCGCGCCGACTCGGCCTCGGCGGCCAGCGCACTGGTGATCCTGGCGTGCTTGCGCCGCTCGAACAGCCCCAGCACGACCCGCGCCAGGTCCCCCAGCGCCGCGACCTGGTCGTCGGTGAACTCCCTGGTCTCGGTGTCGAACGCGCACAGCGTGCCGAGCACGTGGCCGTCGGGGGTGATCAGCGGCACCGACAGGTAGCCGCGGACCTTGCCGATCGCGCCGGTGACCCAGGGGTTGTCGGCGAAGCGGTCGTCGAGGCTGGCGTCGGGCACGTGCACCGCGACACCGGTGCTGACGACGGTCTCGCACATCGAGTCCACGCGCGGGGAGTTGGCGCCGTCGAAGCCGACCGTGGTCAGCTGGCACTGGCGGTGCTCGTCGAGCAGGTTCAGGCTCGCGGTGGGCACTCCGGCGACGTGCGCGGCCACCCGCACCACCGCCGACAGCTCGTCGTCGGCGGGCGCGTCGAGCACTCCGTACTCGTGCAACGCCGCCAACCGCGCGATCTCGCTCACCGCCTGCCCTCCCGGTCACGGTCCTCAGTGGGATTCCTGCTCACCTGTCATCGACCGGGGCGCACCCCGACATGAACGTAATGAGCGCCACCGGATCGAGTGGCCGGGGCAACCGGAACGCACCCGGATCCGACCCGAATCCCACCGCCACGGCGATATCCGGACCCGCGGCTCGGATCGCGTGCGCGGATGCTCACCGTGCGTCCACATCGGCCGGGCGGGCGGTGTGCCGATCAACCCACGGGTGGACGCCGGGCAACACCGGGCCCGGCCAGGCTCGTCCTATGTGGAGGAAATGGACCCTCGCGGTCCCGCTCGTGCTCGTCGGCTCGGTGCTCACCGCCGTGCCCGCCGTGGCCGAGGGGATCGCGTGGCAACGGTGTGGCGCCGCGGACTGCGGCGAGGTGCGGGTACCGCTGGACTGGTCGCGGCCGGGCGGGGCGAAGATCACGGTGGCGGTGAGCCGGTTGCCCGCGACCGACCCGGCCAGGCGGATCGGGGTGTTGGTGATCAACCCCGGTGGGCCGGGCGGCCCTGGACGGGCCCTGCTGCGCGACCACGGCACGGAGTTGTTCCCGGCGGACCTGCGGGCGCGCTTCGACATCATCGGCCTCGACCCGCGCGGCGTCGGGGAGAGCAGACCGGCCATCGCCTGCCCGGTGCCGCCGAACGGGCCCGGGGTGACGCAGTTCCCGACGACCCGCGCGGAGTACGACCGCCTGATCGCCTACAACCGCTCGGTCGCCGCGAGTTGCCGGACGGCGACCGGACCGCTGATCGATCACGTCGACACGGTCAGCGCCGCCCGTGACATCGACGTCGTGCGGGCGGCGCTGGGCGAGCAGAAGATCAGCTGGCTCGGGCTGTCGTACGGCTCCATGTTGGGGGCGACCTACGCGGGGATGTACCCGAACCGGGTGCGCGCCGCGGTGCTCGACGGCGCGGTGGACCACACGATCGGCAGCCGCCGGATGGCCGTCGACGAGGCGCGGGCGACCGAGGACGTGTTCGGCGCGTTCGCGCGGTGGTGCGCCACCGACACCTCGTGCGCGCTGCACGGTCGGGATGTGGCGGCCGAGTACCGGGCGCTGCTCGACAGCGGCGCGGACGGGCTGACCGCCGAGCAGATCGGCTACTCCGCCTACGGTCTGCTCAGCCTCACCGACTACTGGCCCGACCTGGCGACCGCGATCCGGGACCGCACGGGGTTCGAGGAGGGCGGCAGCGCTCCGGCGTACCGGGTGATCGCGTGCCACGACTTCCCGAGTGACATCCGCTCGTTCGCCGACATGACCGCGCGCCTCGCCGAGATCCGCGCGGTGGCGCCGAACACCCGCGGCCACGTCGAGGGGTGGGACGTGCAGGCGGGCTGCTTGGGCTGGCCGATCCCGGCGAAGAACCCGTGGGGGCCGACGCCGGTGCGCGGCGCGCCGCCGATCCTGGTGGTCAGCGGCGAGCACGACCCGGCGACCCCGCACTCCTGGGGGATCGGGCTGGCTTGCCAGATCTCGGGTTCACGCCTGCTGACCTGGACCGGCGTGGGGCACACCGCGTACTTCAACGACACCACGACCCGGCAGCGGGAGATCGACTACCTGCTGCGGCCCTGATTCCAGGGGGAGCGGTTTCACGGCCGCTCCCCCAACGCCCAACGGACCGCGTCTCCCAACTCGCGCACGACTGGCACGCCAAGGCCTTCCGCGCGGGTTTGGCTCACCAGGGCGCCGCGAGTCGGGTGGTAGAGCAGGCACGGAACACCGCAGGCCCGTGCGGCGCGGATGTCGTCGTCGCTGTCCCCCACGATGAGCACGCCCTCGACCCCCACGGCGTCGAGGTGTCTGCGCAGGTGGGGTTCTTTGCGTTGCGGCTCATCGGATCGCATGCCGTCCACCCGGTCGAAGAAGTGGGCGATCGCGTGGAACTGCGGTAAGGCGACCAGGTGTTCGTGCGGGTACATCGACAGCAGCGACTGGGTTCTCCCGGCGTCTTTCCACGCTGCCAGCGCCGCCACGGTGTGGGCGTGGAGCCGGGCTTGCTCAAGCAGGTCGGCGTAAGAGCGTTGGAAGTGCGCGTTGATGTCGAGCTGTTGTTGTGCGGTAAGGGCTTGTCCCGCAAGGCGTTCGTAGAAGTCCGTGATGGGGCGGGTGAAGTTCTCCTGGTACCCGGTCACGGTCACCTCTGGCAGACCGCTGCGGGAGAACGCCTCTATCGTGGCGCGCACCAACGCGTCGCCGTCGTCGAAGAGGGTTCCGTTCCAGTCCCACACTATGTGGTCGATCCGCACGCGCGGCCTCCTCGCCTCAGCCACGGTCTGCGATCATGGTCGGGTGCGGCGAGCGCAGTCCCGGGCCACGGCGGCCAACGTGCGCGGCTACTCGGGTGACGAGGTCGCGGGTTACCTGGGCGACCCCTACCACCGGCTGCGGCTGCGGCACGCGCTGGACCTGCTCTCCGAACACCTGCCGCGCGGCGCCGTCGTGGCCGATCTCGGCGCGGGCGGCGGCGAGGTCGCGGCCCTGCTCACCCAGCGCGGCCTGCGCCCGATCGCCTGCGACGTGGTCACCGACGCGTGCCGGGTGGCGCTCGACGCCGGGTTCCCGGCTGTGCGCCTGGACGTCGGCGACCTCTTGCCGTTCCGGTCGCGTTCGCTCGACGGCGTCCTGGCCGGGGAGATCATCGAGCACGTCTACGACCCGGCGCTGCTGCTGGCCGAGTGCCACCGGGTGCTGCGGCCGGGCGGGGTGCTGGTGCTGACCACGCCCAACCTGGCGCCCGCCCAGGACAGGGTGCGGTTCCTGTTCGGCCGGGCGCCCCGGCAGGTCGACCCGTTCCACGAGTACCTGCACCTGCACATCCGCCCGTTCACCTACCCGCTGCTGGCCACCGGCCTGCGCGCGGCGGGGTTCGTGCCGTCGCCGCCGCGGTCCAACCACGTCGTCTGGCGCACCCGCCGCCGCGAGTTCCGGTCGCGCTGGGCCGCCCGCCGCTGGCCCACCCTCGGCGGATCTCTCGTCGTCGCCGGGCTCCGGCGGCCCTGACCGGCTCAGAACGGCTCCTCCGGCGGCACCGCGTGCACCTCGCGCAGCACCCCGTCGAGCTCGCCGACCTCGAAGCGGCACAGCCCGACCGCGTGCCAGAACTCCCCCGCCTGGGTGCCCTCGACCTTGTACCGGCCGTCCGGGGTCACCGCGGCCGATGCCTCGGGCAGGCCGATCATCGTCAGCCGCAGCCCGCGCTCGGCCACGTCCCACAGCCGGGTGGTGCCGTCGGCGGCGCCGCTGGCCAGCGTCCGCCCGTCCGGGCTGAACGCCAGTGACAGCACCCGCCTGGTGTGCCCGGCCATGCGGGCCAGCACGGTCCCGGTCCCGGCCTCCCACAGGTAGATCACCGCGTCGTCACCGGCCACGGCCAGCACGCGGCCGTCCGGGCTGAACGCGCCAGCCCACAACCTGCCGCGCTGCGCGGTGAACACCCGGACCAGCTCGTGGTCGGCGACCCGCCACAGCACCGCGGTGCCGTCGTTGCTGACGCTGGCCAGCAGTTGCCCGTCCGGGCTGAACCGCACGTCGTAGACCCGGTCGGTGTGCCCCTCCAGGGTGGCCAGGCAGGCGCCGGTCTCGCGGTCGAACAGCCGGACCTTCGT
It includes:
- a CDS encoding helix-turn-helix domain-containing protein, whose product is MNRPHTGWHAVARALDHRLRELGWRQRELATRSQVSQAVIRELQYNTIQRKRSTRTLEALSTALDWHPHHLTAIYEGNEPPHHDQPEYQDPVATRLDDIEHRIDTLADTLHQIRIDLAILLHRTRKTPHGGKRNTPADD
- a CDS encoding MFS transporter, which codes for MSVPEKKMSRKAVWWLLATVLVVELMDLLDSTIVNVAGPSLEKSLDSSPVGLQWVIGGYALTLGAGLVLGGRLGDRYGRRPMFLFGLVAFTVASLLCAIAPSVGLLITLRLVQGVAGAMMLPQGLGILRDNLAPRDLTKALAIFGPVLGLGGVLGPVLGGALVDWDLFGLGWRLVFLVNVPVGLVALVFAWRLVPRGGGTRTLRVDVVGAVLVAAASALLVLPLNEGQAAGWPLWTWLSLSAAALGYVGFALWQRRVVRLDRDPLVTPALFGKPAFTVGLVAVALFFGGLIGTQLVLTFFLQIGQGFTAGQAGLGNLPVALGTAVGGGISGGLLAAKLGRRVLQAGAIVQFAGVAWLWLALADTTDFTIWQIVPGSAVAGIGAGIVIAAVFNTVLGAVDDDEVGSASGVLSAVQSIGGSVGVAVFSTVFFAGALSGAATESFRDALVVQAIVIGLFLLISPLFPRRARPDDADLAADTDTTTPADIVDADTTLASAAPAPRTADGSR
- a CDS encoding MarR family winged helix-turn-helix transcriptional regulator codes for the protein MPSSARASRRADMPPATGPDHLSGRRPVESPGVGNAVMERLQEVGVLTRVVEQRLSGALGINATDLAALEHLTTDGPLTAKDLADRLRVSTAASTHIVDRLEKAGHIVRRPHPTDRRKVMVEPVAESMDRLFGHLRPLLRGVEGLVEALAPRDRDVVEAFLTGVVQIYTDTADSFPQG
- a CDS encoding GAF domain-containing sensor histidine kinase — its product is MSEIARLAALHEYGVLDAPADDELSAVVRVAAHVAGVPTASLNLLDEHRQCQLTTVGFDGANSPRVDSMCETVVSTGVAVHVPDASLDDRFADNPWVTGAIGKVRGYLSVPLITPDGHVLGTLCAFDTETREFTDDQVAALGDLARVVLGLFERRKHARITSALAAEAESARALAENYARDLEARQELTDAVHETIDVAIVACDEHGRLTLFNRASRDWHGLDPDPELDPADWSHRYSLYAADGVTPLAQDDVPLRRALTTGSVADVEMVIAPHGREPVRVVCTGRALKRADGTPLGAVVSMSDVTVERAQRQELADRERLLATILDTAPDAFIVADARGAVTAWNPAAEAMFGWTAEQATGRRLDELIIPASLAKAHNDSLVARAETGVPRLHDGLVQVPARRRDGSGLLVELSLASFTWRGERRFHAFLRDVTEREAARERVALANSELAAANDELDRFTAMVAHDLKSPLTAITAYTEVVADLIADRGAAERTALAAISRAAGRMTVMIDDLLAHARSSHESLGLREVDLDGIVDDLAAELSAGSARVEITRDRLPEVPGHPTLLRQVMANLLGNAVKYVAPGVTPRVHVAAEWVDGAVTITTSDNGIGIAPDARERVFALFHRADTVSDYQGTGIGLSTCRRIVERHGGQIWIEPNHPGGTRVRFTVPASPTAPPPRTSDTPAPNRHPAPRR
- a CDS encoding alpha/beta hydrolase, which translates into the protein MWRKWTLAVPLVLVGSVLTAVPAVAEGIAWQRCGAADCGEVRVPLDWSRPGGAKITVAVSRLPATDPARRIGVLVINPGGPGGPGRALLRDHGTELFPADLRARFDIIGLDPRGVGESRPAIACPVPPNGPGVTQFPTTRAEYDRLIAYNRSVAASCRTATGPLIDHVDTVSAARDIDVVRAALGEQKISWLGLSYGSMLGATYAGMYPNRVRAAVLDGAVDHTIGSRRMAVDEARATEDVFGAFARWCATDTSCALHGRDVAAEYRALLDSGADGLTAEQIGYSAYGLLSLTDYWPDLATAIRDRTGFEEGGSAPAYRVIACHDFPSDIRSFADMTARLAEIRAVAPNTRGHVEGWDVQAGCLGWPIPAKNPWGPTPVRGAPPILVVSGEHDPATPHSWGIGLACQISGSRLLTWTGVGHTAYFNDTTTRQREIDYLLRP
- a CDS encoding HAD family hydrolase, encoding MRIDHIVWDWNGTLFDDGDALVRATIEAFSRSGLPEVTVTGYQENFTRPITDFYERLAGQALTAQQQLDINAHFQRSYADLLEQARLHAHTVAALAAWKDAGRTQSLLSMYPHEHLVALPQFHAIAHFFDRVDGMRSDEPQRKEPHLRRHLDAVGVEGVLIVGDSDDDIRAARACGVPCLLYHPTRGALVSQTRAEGLGVPVVRELGDAVRWALGERP
- a CDS encoding class I SAM-dependent methyltransferase; protein product: MRRAQSRATAANVRGYSGDEVAGYLGDPYHRLRLRHALDLLSEHLPRGAVVADLGAGGGEVAALLTQRGLRPIACDVVTDACRVALDAGFPAVRLDVGDLLPFRSRSLDGVLAGEIIEHVYDPALLLAECHRVLRPGGVLVLTTPNLAPAQDRVRFLFGRAPRQVDPFHEYLHLHIRPFTYPLLATGLRAAGFVPSPPRSNHVVWRTRRREFRSRWAARRWPTLGGSLVVAGLRRP